A genomic stretch from Sebastes fasciatus isolate fSebFas1 chromosome 23, fSebFas1.pri, whole genome shotgun sequence includes:
- the LOC141761683 gene encoding uncharacterized protein LOC141761683: protein MRRAKQHNRAALPPRQLSHRRVGRTSTHNNPDFICLSKLNIFTHKMESPYRAENDLPLLLPSLRLFIPPLRLVSAAMWQVVQRGNVQDYGMVEEFISTVSEMVPELLNADQKAQLLLGLRARVVLELCRAEQIGDTETIEMHLERIKTLVSTWAAQPCFAEVEFPESNFVDQIELLLKDAEEKEKFFQDVFPTDFGPDYDSALQVLMLDFLSRLEKLLPVPDIQQTASMLSAVPSAMEECVHSVPDPQHLRTVLLYHTTLGHFDLSDETQTIPSSFGNCILSSLSLPQLEKVVIDADQLQLQPSAEQMEGCMTVQVEGETVTLLDYIQIEQPSGLVEPDDAQEEEEEENEINMEETSEGVSDALKPAAFQPLKQSKRLQVKRKAIKDNDSLTAKRQRKKYPNNKTCPVCNKIFLRAAAMRRHQETHSANREFKYKCANCDKRFRDHYDMNRHNMRVHEKDDIGDDAKEEDAGDPGPSEVPENKNCGLCGKYFGRRVDMERHMRSHSEDRPYNCCFCEKKFKNPYVLKRHQQEICKSRELKRPKKRETQRSNPQPPPEVSTEGKVCPICSRILPCTADIAKHLRSHTEERPFICITCEKGFKYKDTLKKHQIIHGHEGIREEQSKTVEQILAEADSGNLDKKDLDASEESPSAPVQKVKKKAHKVCPVCSRAFDSVKTLNRHIQCHTEDRPYHCVHCKKRFKHMHGLKRHQIYAICHKKITRFPWRKEQRAGPSQSEVASADTQPLKIPVWCSNCGKHFEYPSALKEHQENVCKVGEVSEIMKCDDCGKEFKSMTMLKVHQRIHDPLYCKECGKILANDPAFERHKLMHRPMQCTMCDKTFTLLRRLREHYEKQHEFTGPYACAQCDKTFIQLSYLAIHQRIHKGEFPYICSMCPEKFRSSNCLTVHQRKHTGEKPFLCWQCGKCYRSASELTVHMGTHSEERPWACTQCDMAYRTKLQLTNHVEQIHIGVRYPCNSCGKQFMKETSLKRHELIHTGERPHQCTVCGKTFLTANELRLHNRYHTGERPYKCEVCGKAFIQSGYLKSHMRIHTGEKPFKCDICDKGFRLSYHMKKHRRTHAGKPKSYICEECGLAFLHKKSLWEHSLCHDVKVEPSFTGEVRIEFQ, encoded by the exons ATGCGTAGAGCGAAGCAGCATAATCGAGCCGCCCTTCCTCCCCGCCAACTATCGCACCGCAGGGTCGGGCGGACGTCGACTCACAACAACCCCGACTTCATTTGCTTATCTAAATTGAACATTTTCACACATAAAATGGAGAGTCCGTATCGCGCCGAAAACG ATTTACCTCTTCTGCTGCCGTCTCTCCGCCTCTTCATCCCTCCTCTTCGCCTGGTGTCTGCCGCCATGTGGCAGGTGGTCCAGAGGGGAAACGTGCAGGATTATGGGATGGTGGAGGAGTTCATCAGCACCGTTTCAGAAATGGTACCTGAACTTTTGAACGCAGATCAGAAAGCTCAACTCCTCCTGGGACTCAGAGCGCGG GTGGTTCTTGAATTGTGTCGTGCCGAGCAGATCGGAGACACGGAAACCATCGAGATGCACCTGGAGCGGATCAAGACCCTCGTATCCACCTGGGCAGCACAG CCGTGTTTTGCAGAGGTCGAGTTTCCAGAATCAAACTTCGTGGATCAAATTGAGTTGCTGTTGAAAGACGCTGAAGAGAAGGAGAAGTTCTTCCAG GATGTTTTTCCTACAGATTTTGGGCCTGACTATGACAGCGCTCTACAAGTGCTCATGCTGGATTTCCTGTCCAGACTGGAGAAGCTTCTTCCAGTACCAGACATTCAGCAG ACTGCATCCATGCTCAGTGCCGTCCCATCTGCCATGGAGGAGTGTGTGCACTCTGTTCCCGACCCACAGCATTTGAGAACTGTTCTCCTCTACCACACAACACTGGGACATTTTGATTTATCTG ATGAAACTCAGACCATTCCCTCCTCCTTTGGGAATTGCATCCTCTCTTCGCTGTCGCTCCCTCAGCTGGAGAAGGTTGTGATCGATGCAGATCAACTCCAGTTGCAGCCTTCAGCAGAGCAGATGGAAGGTTGTATGACCGTCCAGGTGGAGGGCGAGACCGTGACGCTGCTGGACTACATACAGATCGAACAGCCGTCAGGTTTGGTTGAACCTGATGATgctcaagaagaagaagaagaagaaaatgaaataaacatggaggaaacaAGCGAGGGCGTCAGTGACGCCCTGAAGCCGGCAGCTTTTCAACCACTGAAACAAAGCAAGAGGCTGCAGGTGAAGAGAAAAGCTATCAAAGACAATGACTCACTGACGGCTAAGAGGCAAAGAAAGAAATACCCCAACAATAAGACGTGTCCCGTGTGCAATAAGATTTTCCTGCGGGCCGCAGCCATGAGACGACATCAGGAAACTCACTCTGCCAATCGGGAATTCAAGTACAAGTGCGCCAACTGTGACAAACGATTCAGGGACCATTACGACATGAACCGACACAACATGCGCGTTCACGAGAAGGACGACATCGGCGACGACGCTAAAGAGGAGGACGCGGGAGATCCCGGCCCCTCTGAGGTGCCGGAAAACAAAAATTGCGGTCTGTGCGGGAAGTATTTTGGCCGTCGTGTGGATATGGAGCGGCACATGAGGTCGCACTCCGAGGACCGCCCGTATAACTGTTGTTTCTGTGAGAAGAAATTTAAGAATCCCTACGTTTTAAAGAGACACCAGCAGGAGATTTGTAAGAGCAGAGAGCTCAAAAGGCCGAAGAAGAGGGAGACGCAGCGCTCAAATCCACAGCCGCCGCCAGAGGTGTCGACGGAGGGCAAGGTCTGCCCCATCTGCAGCAGGATCTTACCGTGCACCGCGGACATCGCGAAGCATTTGCGATCACACACGGAAGAGCGTCCGTTTATTTGCATCACTTGTGAGAAGGGCTTCAAGTACAAGGACACGTTGAAGAAGCATCAGATCATTCACGGTCACGAGGGCatcagagaggagcagagcaaGACGGTGGAACAGATCTTGGCCGAAGCCGATTCGGGTAACCTTGATAAAAAAGATCTGGATGCTTCCGAGGAGTCTCCGTCTGCGCCTGTGCAAAAAGTCAAGAAAAAAGCCCATAAAGTGTGTCCCGTTTGTTCTCGCGCGTTCGACAGCGTCAAAACGCTAAACAGGCACATACAGTGTCACACAGAGGACCGCCCTTATCACTGCGTCCACTGCAAGAAGCGGTTTAAACACATGCACGGGCTCAAAAGACACCAGATTTACGCCATTTGTCACAAGAAAATCACCCGATTCCCGTGGAGAAAAGAGCAGCGAGCGGGGCCCAGCCAGAGCGAAGTCGCCAGCGCCGACACGCAACCTCTGAAGATCCCCGTGTGGTGTTCAAACTGCGGCAAACACTTCGAGTACCCGTCCGCTCTGAAGGAGCACCAAGAGAACGTTTGCAAAGTGGGCGAAGTGAGCGAGATCATGAAATGCGACGACTGCGGGAAGGAGTTCAAGAGCATGACGATGCTCAAGGTGCACCAGAGGATCCACGACCCGCTCTACTGCAAAGAGTGCGGGAAGATCCTCGCCAACGACCCGGCGTTCGAGAGGCACAAGCTCATGCACCGGCCGATGCAGTGCACGATGTGCGATAAGACTTTCACTCTGCTGAGGCGCTTGAGGGAACACTACGAGAAGCAGCACGAGTTCACCGGACCGTATGCGTGCGCGCAGTGCGACAAAACCTTCATCCAGCTGTCCTACCTCGCCATCCACCAGAGAATCCACAAAGGAGAGTTCCCGTACATCTGTAGCATGTGCCCCGAGAAGTTCAGGTCCTCCAACTGTCTCACGGTTCATCAGAGGAAACACACCGGGGAGAAACCCTTCCTGTGCTGGCAGTGTGGGAAGTGTTACCGCTCGGCGTCGGAGCTCACGGTGCACATGGGAACCCACTCCGAGGAGAGACCCTGGGCCTGCACGCAGTGCGACATGGCGTACCGCACGAAGCTGCAGCTGACGAACCACGTGGAACAAATCCACATCGGCGTGCGGTATCCCTGCAACAGCTGCGGGAAGCAGTTCATGAAGGAGACGTCGCTGAAGAGGCACGAGCTCATCCACACGGGCGAGCGGCCGCACCAGTGCACGGTGTGCGGCAAGACCTTCCTGACCGCCAACGAGCTCCGGCTCCACAACCGCTATCACACCGGGGAGCGCCCGTACAAGTGCGAGGTGTGCGGGAAAGCCTTCATCCAGTCGGGATACCTGAAGTCGCACATGCGCATCCACACGGGAGAGAAGCCATTCAAATGCGACATCTGCGATAAAGGCTTCCGCTTGTCGTATCACATGAAGAAACACCGGCGGACACACGCCGGGAAGCCAAAGAGCTACATATGCGAGGAGTGC